DNA from Syntrophorhabdaceae bacterium:
TCGATGATAAGGTCGATCTGAGCGCGGTCTTTCTCTGAGAGAAACTGTTTCACCTCCTGGTAATAGAGGATGGAATCCATCTCCCGCCCCATGGCAAAATCTATTGCCGACAGCGTATCGCGTATCCCGGGCAATACGGAATCACGGAGATCCTTCTTGAAGATCACCTTGCCGTCTATATAATCCCTGAGGTACGCGAGGTATTCACCTTTGTATGTTTCGGGTACGCTCGATTGTTTTACCGTTGTGAGCATATCCCCGAATATCCTTTTATGCCGTATCTCCTCATCGGCAAGTCGATTGAAGATATCGCTTGTGTCTGCGTCTTCCGCCATGAGCGCTGCTTTATGATAAAATATCTCACCGTCTTCCTCGATCCTGATAGCAAATTGAAAGATGTCACCTGGTTGAAAGATATTCATCCTCTCCTCCTTATGTATCCTTTCTGCGTAAGCATCGTGCTCTTTGCGGTTGCTACATTTTCCTGCATGGGCCCGACACCATCATTATATTGAATATTTCCTTTATTGGCAATGCCTTAAGGAAAATATTAACCGTAGCGCCTGAGTTGAAAACCGCCTTGTGTTGTATATTCCACATAACTTCCGTGCTTGATGAAATCACCGGCATTCAGATAGACCTTCTCCTTACCATCACTAACAAAGGAAGTGCGGTCCGGGATATGGGAGTGGGCAAGGATAACCGCATCGTACCCCTCATTCTGCTTCAGCCGCGCATATCCTCTGAAGGCCTCCATGGCCTTATCGCTGTATGGTTTATTTTTCTTCGAGAGAAATATCCGCATCGCCATGGCTACCTTCCACGTCAGAGCCGGACCGAAACAATCCATAACCATATAAATGGGTGGTGATTTCAGGATATTCCCCAGACAGAATCTATCGAACCTGTGTCCGTGTGCCATGTATGTCCTTTTTCCTTCAATATCCATGGTCAGTTCCTTCGCGCAGGTGATGCCCGTCTGGGCCTGGAAAAACCCCCCCATCTCAAACTCGTGGTTCCCTTCAAGCAGATAGACCTCTTTCCCCTTTTCCACAAGCCTTTTCAGTGCATCAACAATACCCGCGTACCACGGATAGATATACCCCTCGTATCCATGATAAAACTCAAAGAGATCGCCAAGGACGAAGACCTTATCGGCGTCCTCACAGACATCGTTGAGGAAGCCTGTGACATATTTCATCCTGTCAAAACTCCTGTTTGTAAGGTGGGTATCGGAAAAAAAGATCAGCTTCATAATTTATACACCGTATAATGAAGCAGCCGGCAACCGACAGTATATAGTATATAGTATATAGTACCTTTCACTTCATCCCCGTACGTCTTTCGGTCATCGTACAATTTGTTCGGTTCTTCGATATACGAACTACGATATACGATATACGGTATATTATCAAGGCTGATTTGTATCGAGTATCAAGAATCAAAAAATTTGTGTTGGTCCTTTCCGCAGGTATTCTTTCAGTGCTTCCTGCCAGCTTCTCATGACAATACCGGTCACTCTCTGAACCTTTTTCGTATCGAAGACAGAGTATGCCGGTCTCGCCGCCTTCCTGTTGAGTGCCTGCGAAGAAACCGGCGTTACCTGAACGTCCATCCCGAGGGTCAAAAAAACCTCCCGTGCCAGCTCATACCACGTACAGGAGCCGCTGTTGGAGATATGATATACCCCCGATTCCCTCTTTGCAATAAGGATGGCAAGAGGCTCTGCAACATCTCTTGCGTATGTCGGTGATCCTCTCTGGTCATTGACTACCTGGACACTGCCCTTTTCTCCGGCGGCCTTCACTACCTTTGATATGAAATGTTCTCCGCCATCTCCGTAGAGCCACTGGCTCCTGATAATGAGCGACGACGGGGCCTTTGCGAGGACCTGCTGCTCGCCCCATAATTTCGTCTTGCCGTAGAAGGAGACCGGGTTCGGTGTATCTTCTTCATCGTATGGCAAATCTTTCGTGCCGTCAAAAATATAGTCCGTACTGATATGAACAAGCCTGATATTATGTTTATCGCAGATGTCTGCAAGGATCGCTGCCCCCTGGCTGTTTACCTTTTCTGCAGATTCCTTCCTGTCCTCGCAGCCATCCACATCAGTCATGGCAGCACAATTGATCAGCGCGTCAGGCCTCTCACGGGCAATGATTACTTCACCGGACTCCCGGTCTGTAATGTCCCATTCATCGATATCGAGGCTGACGACATCAAATCTGTTTTTCAAAAAGGGGATAATACTGGTCCCGAGAAGACCTTTACCGCCGGCGAGGAGGATCTTCATCGATTTCCATACATCGTATTATAGTATTCCAGGTAAGCTCCGCTTTTAATCCTCTCCCACCATTCCCTGTTCCCGATATACCACCGCACCGTCTCTTCCATGCCGGCAGCGAAGTCTTTCTCTACCCGGAAACTCAGTTCCCGCTTCAGTTTCG
Protein-coding regions in this window:
- a CDS encoding ferritin family protein; the encoded protein is MNIFQPGDIFQFAIRIEEDGEIFYHKAALMAEDADTSDIFNRLADEEIRHKRIFGDMLTTVKQSSVPETYKGEYLAYLRDYIDGKVIFKKDLRDSVLPGIRDTLSAIDFAMGREMDSILYYQEVKQFLSEKDRAQIDLIIEEERKHFEKLAELRKKYIGS
- a CDS encoding UDP-2,3-diacylglucosamine diphosphatase encodes the protein MKLIFFSDTHLTNRSFDRMKYVTGFLNDVCEDADKVFVLGDLFEFYHGYEGYIYPWYAGIVDALKRLVEKGKEVYLLEGNHEFEMGGFFQAQTGITCAKELTMDIEGKRTYMAHGHRFDRFCLGNILKSPPIYMVMDCFGPALTWKVAMAMRIFLSKKNKPYSDKAMEAFRGYARLKQNEGYDAVILAHSHIPDRTSFVSDGKEKVYLNAGDFIKHGSYVEYTTQGGFQLRRYG
- the rfbD gene encoding dTDP-4-dehydrorhamnose reductase; the protein is MKILLAGGKGLLGTSIIPFLKNRFDVVSLDIDEWDITDRESGEVIIARERPDALINCAAMTDVDGCEDRKESAEKVNSQGAAILADICDKHNIRLVHISTDYIFDGTKDLPYDEEDTPNPVSFYGKTKLWGEQQVLAKAPSSLIIRSQWLYGDGGEHFISKVVKAAGEKGSVQVVNDQRGSPTYARDVAEPLAILIAKRESGVYHISNSGSCTWYELAREVFLTLGMDVQVTPVSSQALNRKAARPAYSVFDTKKVQRVTGIVMRSWQEALKEYLRKGPTQIF